Proteins found in one Artemia franciscana chromosome 13, ASM3288406v1, whole genome shotgun sequence genomic segment:
- the LOC136034378 gene encoding uncharacterized protein LOC136034378 encodes MYRTKFCPGKLLILMTILSLLSFILKKEQHVLNPTSNSSTKRTEQEMFERENPYFPYEAFKMKRFVRNCNHFPTFHTISFDNSYWQVANLKSTTIYIFSAHFDNRTYPTIRVLAETVGRINQLTTKCYLWFSINRAPVITDIKLTYLYGKPSFYTKKHSLYTFPVVISCLIPKRDNIPISISIAESNCSRISNNIKIYSANSNEKSGVSVCLKGLQYNSDMSKQLTEWIEINKELGIAKMTFYIYNIHPKTKQLLEKYTESGSIDMLPITIPGRVPNTYFMRKELFDATVRAWVHEIVPINDCYFRNMNIYQYVLVIDIDELIVPKKHRTLTEMINSISNSFTSLSFSEVYFWSNNTKCIEGTSCDLYYFQRTLRSPKYFLDTRASGHYKSLHNTDKVVWVGHHYEGGCVSKCERRYVSTDIAHNQHYRETCELEIQSECNNKYRNGSYDERLLWRYMDSVIIKVAKMLEYL; translated from the coding sequence ATGTATCGCACCAAGTTTTGTCCGGGTAAACTTCTGATATTGATGACTATTTTGTCATTACTCAGTTTCATCTTAAAGAAAGAACAACATGTATTAAACCCAACATCCAATTCAAGTACTAAGAGAACAGAACAGGAGATGTTTGAAAGAGAAAATCCCTACTTTCCGTATGAAgctttcaaaatgaaaagattTGTCAGGAATTGCAACCACTTTCCAACATTTCATACAATCTCATTTGATAACAGCTACTGGCAAGTGGCCAACTTAAAATCGACAACCATTTACATATTTAGCGCTCATTTTGATAACAGAACATACCCCACAATTCGAGTCTTAGCTGAGACAGTGGGTAGAATTAACCAATTGACAACAAAATGTTATTTATGGTTCAGTATAAACCGTGCACCAGTAATAACAGATATCAAATTAACGTATTTATATGGCAAGCCTAGTTTCTATACTAAGAAACACTCTCTATATACATTTCCTGTAGTGATATCGTGCCTCATTCCAAAGAGAGATAATATACCTATATCCATTTCAATTGCAGAATCAAACTGCTCCCGCATTTcaaacaacattaaaatatattctGCAAATTCAAACGAAAAGAGTGGAGTTAGTGTTTGTCTTAAAGGACTGCAATACAATTCAGATATGTCAAAACAACTCACCGAGTGGattgaaataaacaaagaacttggaatagcaaaaatgaccttttatatatacaatatccacccaaaaacaaaacagctatTAGAGAAATATACTGAATCGGGTTCAATTGATATGCTACCCATTACAATCCCGGGTCGCGTACCCAACACATATTTCATGAGGAAAGAATTGTTTGATGCAACAGTTAGAGCATGGGTACATGAAATAGTCCCAATTAATGATTGCTATTTTCGCAATATGAATATTTACCAATATGTGTTAGTGATAGATATTGATGAGCTTATAGTACCCAAAAAACATAGaactctaacggaaatgatcaactctatttcaaacagtttcaCATCTCTGTCATTTTCGGAGGTGTACTTTTGGAGCAACAATACAAAATGTATAGAAGGTACCTCCTGtgatttgtattattttcaaagGACCTTAAGAtccccaaaatattttcttgacaCAAGGGCAAGCGGACATTATAAATCGCTTCACAATACAGACAAAGTGGTATGGGTCGGTCATCACTATGAAGGTGGTTGTGTATCAAAATGTGAAAGGAGGTATGTTTCAACAGACATTGCTCACAATCAACATTACAGAGAGACATGTGAATTGGAGATTCAAAGTGAATGCAATAACAAATATAGGAACGGTTCATACGACGAAAGATTATTGTGGAGATATATGGACAGTGTCATTATCAAAGTTGCAAAAATGCTTGAATATTTGTGA